A genomic region of Tepidisphaeraceae bacterium contains the following coding sequences:
- a CDS encoding branched-chain amino acid ABC transporter permease, translating into MEEFLQQLVNGLSYGAIIALIAVGYTMVYGVLRLINFAHGDVYMLGAMFAFYAATNWFGLSAEPTWPKFFLILLVAMTLCGIVGFLIERLAYRPLRDAPRINSLITAIGVSLFIQYGGQQTAVFGPNPRSFPQIIPNISGELFNIHGVTVSKVDALILVVTVVLMSALTYLVMFTRTGLALRAVSFRFDTAALMGIPINRIISFTFVLGSVLAAAAGVLVAIKYPKVDPLMGLMPGVKAFVAAVLGGIGNIPGAVCGGLLLGLTEVLVAGYLPKGSQYKDGVAFVILIAVLLVKPSGLLGKNTIEKV; encoded by the coding sequence ATGGAAGAATTCCTCCAACAGCTCGTCAACGGCCTGTCCTACGGCGCGATCATCGCGCTGATCGCCGTCGGCTACACGATGGTGTACGGCGTCCTTCGCCTCATCAACTTCGCCCACGGCGACGTCTACATGCTGGGGGCGATGTTCGCGTTTTACGCGGCCACCAATTGGTTCGGGCTATCGGCTGAACCCACTTGGCCGAAGTTCTTCCTCATCCTGCTCGTCGCGATGACGCTTTGCGGCATCGTGGGGTTTCTCATCGAACGCCTCGCCTATCGGCCGCTGCGCGACGCGCCGCGCATCAACTCGCTCATCACGGCCATCGGCGTGTCGCTGTTCATTCAGTACGGCGGCCAGCAGACGGCCGTCTTCGGGCCCAACCCGCGCTCGTTCCCGCAGATCATCCCGAACATCAGCGGTGAACTGTTCAACATCCACGGCGTGACGGTCAGCAAGGTCGACGCACTCATCCTCGTCGTCACGGTCGTACTGATGAGCGCCCTGACGTACCTCGTCATGTTCACGCGCACGGGTCTTGCGTTGCGGGCCGTCAGCTTCCGGTTCGACACGGCTGCGCTCATGGGCATCCCGATCAACCGCATCATCAGCTTCACCTTCGTGCTCGGCAGCGTGCTGGCCGCGGCCGCGGGGGTGCTGGTGGCGATTAAGTACCCGAAGGTCGACCCGCTGATGGGTTTAATGCCCGGCGTCAAAGCCTTCGTCGCCGCCGTGCTGGGCGGCATCGGCAACATCCCGGGCGCGGTGTGCGGCGGCCTGTTATTGGGCCTGACCGAAGTGCTGGTCGCCGGCTATCTGCCCAAGGGCAGCCAGTACAAGGACGGCGTCGCGTTCGTCATTTTGATCGCCGTGTTATTGGTCAAGCCCAGCGGGCTGCTTGGGAAGAACACGATTGAGAAGGTGTAA
- the atpC gene encoding ATP synthase F1 subunit epsilon has product MSFHCVIVTPEKQAFEANVTQAVIPAYDGQLGILSGHAPVLAKLGVGSLRVDLVGGGSRHFLVDGGVAQMKDNELSIVTDDAVAASELNADTARAALAEAQARKDTDPLSIQKRQHEMRKAQAAIELAGKA; this is encoded by the coding sequence ATGTCTTTCCACTGCGTTATCGTCACTCCCGAAAAGCAGGCGTTCGAGGCCAACGTGACCCAAGCGGTCATCCCCGCGTACGACGGGCAGCTGGGCATCCTGTCCGGCCACGCCCCGGTGCTGGCGAAGCTGGGTGTGGGCTCGCTGCGCGTGGATCTGGTCGGCGGGGGCAGCCGGCACTTCCTGGTAGATGGTGGCGTGGCGCAGATGAAGGACAACGAACTGTCGATCGTCACCGACGACGCCGTCGCCGCCAGCGAGCTGAACGCCGATACCGCCCGCGCCGCGTTGGCCGAAGCCCAGGCCCGCAAGGACACCGACCCGCTGTCGATCCAGAAGCGTCAGCATGAGATGCGCAAGGCCCAGGCCGCGATCGAGTTGGCCGGGAAGGCCTGA
- a CDS encoding helix-turn-helix domain-containing protein: MARAEQNLPNAYPLYTDEDPGQAIGYGAYRPRGTLDWLAVFTIAGHGYFAHSNGVQTLSAGDLFVVRPNTPQDYGAEPATQHWHNAWAHFVPRGEMFDWLDWPTIAPGVMFVQLPPDLRDDVLNQFREMIRFYRRGIGRSLELGLNALERALLRADECNPRSGLPRHDPRIRRAIDHLLANLTDPPSLDAVATVAGLSRSRFAKLFEEQVGDTPGRFLELHRLQRVKRLLEYTRHTLQDIAEETGYSSPFYLSLRFKHRFGISPRDYRLKFVQRRGS, translated from the coding sequence ATGGCCCGCGCCGAGCAAAACCTGCCCAATGCCTACCCGCTGTACACCGACGAGGACCCCGGTCAGGCGATCGGTTACGGCGCGTACCGCCCGCGCGGCACGCTCGACTGGTTGGCGGTCTTTACGATCGCGGGCCACGGGTACTTCGCGCACTCGAACGGGGTGCAGACGCTGTCGGCGGGCGATTTGTTCGTCGTGCGCCCCAACACGCCCCAGGACTACGGCGCCGAGCCCGCGACGCAGCACTGGCACAACGCGTGGGCGCACTTCGTGCCGCGCGGTGAGATGTTCGACTGGCTCGATTGGCCGACGATCGCGCCCGGCGTGATGTTCGTGCAGCTTCCACCGGACCTTCGTGACGACGTGCTCAACCAGTTCCGCGAGATGATCCGCTTTTACCGTCGCGGCATCGGCCGCAGTTTGGAACTGGGCCTGAACGCGCTGGAACGGGCGCTGTTGCGCGCCGACGAGTGCAACCCCCGCTCCGGCCTGCCGCGCCACGACCCGCGCATCCGCCGGGCGATCGACCATTTGCTAGCCAACCTGACCGACCCACCCTCCCTCGACGCCGTCGCCACTGTCGCCGGGCTATCGCGGTCACGCTTCGCCAAGCTGTTCGAGGAACAGGTCGGCGACACGCCCGGCCGATTCTTAGAACTGCATCGCCTGCAACGCGTTAAACGGCTGTTGGAGTACACCCGCCACACGCTGCAGGACATTGCGGAGGAAACAGGCTATTCCAGCCCATTTTACCTCTCTTTGCGGTTCAAACACCGCTTTGGCATTAGTCCGCGCGATTACCGGTTGAAGTTCGTTCAACGGAGGGGGAGTTAA
- a CDS encoding phytanoyl-CoA dioxygenase family protein, which yields MDQELQDYLFDLNGYVVLKNAIDADHLKDLNEAFDSFPTDLPYQGWWGNCQRLDNNKHAGLEMQNIVEGGEPFERLIDNPSWLPHVHRYCGEQGTYVDGLFIDECFASIRRTGGFFPFHSGNFRGALRGKYMHEHGVFRCGQVNVLMALTDVGPGDGGTLVIPGSHKSNYEHPALKGDWASQIARGHNDIPGAVEVQLKAGDAILFADGICHGASARTNPGERRVVIYRYGVSWGSTRYGYRYSDELLARVTPEQRKILEPIPYRAPNRVPVGAM from the coding sequence ATGGACCAAGAACTACAAGACTATCTATTTGACCTGAACGGTTACGTCGTGTTGAAGAATGCGATCGACGCCGATCATCTTAAGGACCTGAACGAGGCGTTCGACTCGTTCCCAACCGACCTGCCGTACCAGGGCTGGTGGGGCAACTGCCAGCGATTGGACAACAACAAGCACGCTGGGCTGGAGATGCAGAACATCGTGGAGGGGGGCGAACCCTTCGAGCGGTTGATCGACAACCCATCATGGCTGCCGCACGTGCACCGGTATTGCGGCGAGCAGGGGACGTACGTTGACGGGCTCTTCATCGACGAATGCTTCGCCTCCATCCGCCGAACGGGCGGCTTCTTTCCCTTCCACAGCGGGAATTTTCGTGGCGCATTGCGTGGGAAGTACATGCATGAGCACGGCGTTTTCCGCTGTGGTCAGGTGAACGTGCTGATGGCGCTGACCGACGTGGGCCCCGGTGACGGTGGCACGCTGGTCATCCCCGGCAGCCACAAGAGCAACTACGAACACCCCGCGCTGAAGGGTGACTGGGCGAGCCAGATCGCCCGCGGGCACAACGACATCCCCGGCGCCGTCGAGGTGCAGCTGAAGGCCGGCGACGCCATCCTGTTCGCCGATGGCATCTGTCACGGCGCCAGCGCCCGCACCAACCCCGGTGAACGCCGGGTGGTCATCTACCGCTACGGCGTCAGCTGGGGCAGCACGCGCTACGGCTACCGCTACTCCGACGAACTGCTCGCCCGCGTGACGCCGGAGCAACGGAAGATTTTGGAACCGATTCCGTATCGAGCACCCAACCGAGTGCCGGTTGGCGCGATGTAG
- a CDS encoding GreA/GreB family elongation factor, which translates to MQIVSAEEKAALEKKREELYKAKIDVTERIRRAASLGDLKENSEYHTAKDENRSIDRELADLEKKIKNVSVVATDNIPEDMVFLGHTVKLLDLDDDSEQLVKIVGEAQPPDANSDILPVSATSPMGEALMKARVGDTVKVKAPRGSMEFKILEIV; encoded by the coding sequence ATGCAGATCGTCAGTGCCGAAGAGAAGGCCGCGCTCGAGAAGAAGCGCGAGGAATTGTACAAGGCCAAGATCGACGTCACCGAGCGCATCCGTCGCGCTGCGAGCCTGGGCGATCTGAAGGAGAACTCCGAGTACCACACCGCCAAGGACGAGAACCGCTCCATCGACCGCGAGCTGGCCGACCTGGAAAAGAAGATCAAGAACGTCTCGGTCGTCGCGACCGACAACATCCCCGAAGACATGGTCTTCCTCGGCCACACGGTCAAACTGCTGGACCTGGACGACGATAGCGAACAACTCGTTAAAATCGTCGGCGAAGCCCAACCCCCCGACGCCAATAGCGACATCCTCCCGGTCAGCGCCACCAGCCCGATGGGCGAAGCCCTCATGAAGGCCCGCGTCGGTGACACGGTGAAGGTGAAGGCGCCAAGAGGGTCGATGGAGTTTAAGATTCTGGAGATCGTTTGA
- a CDS encoding tRNA-dihydrouridine synthase has protein sequence MAYFLFLMQIGHLTIPQPFCQAGLAGYSDRAMRLTARRRGCPYAVTEALLDTILLNGGEGLRKSIDINDDDHPIAGQIMGSEAETMARAAVIIHQSGYDTVDLNFACPVKKIKNKARGGHMLRDTERGIGILRAVRDVIPANVPLSVSLRRSFDASAEAEDSFFTLADEMWRLGYAAVRCHARTVEQKYLGRSDWAFLKRVKAVYPTKTILGSGDVFTAQDVVRMLDETGVDAVWIARGAIGNPWIFTQAARLLADPTTPLQPPTIFEQRDALNEHFTEAMKLHGEQLAGRRMRKQGIKYSRFHPAAAEVKAGFINASSLRDWSAVLDRWYPTDGGGVWPAADAVDEVNAGAEQTCEIA, from the coding sequence GTGGCTTACTTCCTGTTCCTGATGCAGATCGGTCACCTCACAATTCCGCAACCATTCTGCCAGGCGGGCCTGGCGGGGTACAGCGATCGGGCGATGCGGCTGACGGCGCGCAGGCGGGGGTGTCCGTACGCGGTCACCGAGGCGCTGCTCGATACCATCCTGCTCAACGGTGGCGAGGGGCTGCGCAAGAGCATCGACATCAACGACGACGATCACCCGATCGCCGGCCAGATCATGGGCAGCGAGGCGGAGACGATGGCGCGGGCGGCGGTCATCATCCACCAATCGGGCTACGACACCGTCGATCTGAACTTCGCCTGCCCGGTGAAGAAGATCAAAAACAAGGCGCGGGGCGGCCACATGCTGCGCGACACCGAACGCGGCATTGGCATCCTGCGGGCGGTGCGCGACGTCATACCGGCGAACGTGCCGCTGTCGGTCAGCCTAAGACGGTCGTTCGACGCCTCGGCCGAGGCGGAAGATTCGTTCTTCACGCTCGCCGACGAGATGTGGCGGCTCGGCTACGCCGCGGTGCGGTGCCACGCGCGAACGGTGGAGCAGAAGTATCTTGGCCGAAGCGACTGGGCCTTCCTGAAGCGCGTGAAGGCGGTGTACCCGACTAAGACGATCCTCGGCAGTGGCGATGTCTTCACGGCCCAGGATGTCGTGCGCATGCTCGACGAAACGGGCGTCGACGCCGTCTGGATCGCGCGCGGCGCGATCGGCAACCCGTGGATATTCACGCAGGCTGCTCGGTTGCTGGCGGACCCTACGACGCCGCTGCAGCCGCCGACGATCTTCGAGCAGCGCGACGCGCTCAACGAGCACTTCACCGAAGCGATGAAACTGCACGGCGAACAGCTGGCCGGCCGCCGCATGCGAAAGCAGGGCATCAAGTACAGCCGATTCCATCCCGCAGCGGCCGAGGTGAAGGCGGGGTTCATCAACGCCTCCAGCCTGCGCGACTGGTCGGCCGTCCTCGACCGGTGGTACCCCACCGACGGAGGGGGCGTCTGGCCCGCTGCCGACGCGGTGGATGAGGTGAACGCCGGGGCGGAGCAGACGTGCGAGATCGCTTAA
- the prfA gene encoding peptide chain release factor 1, producing the protein MATPDPKNAALIRKLDELLHRFGELEAALNDPDVLSNSQKLIAFSKERGQLEPVVQRYREYQQAADAAAELAEMAANKADPEMAELAAAEQPEAQAKAEAMMEALKDEFLAAEDNAVNSFFLELRAGTGGEEAALFVRDLYEMYRRYSETRGWRFDVNDFSEAERGGFKEVIINIKGNGAFRHMRFEGGGHRVQRVPETETQGRIHTSAATVAVLPELQDVKIDINPKDVEEFGVRGGGPGGQNVNKVETGWRILHKPSGLQFKMTEHKSQAQNKERAWALLRATLYEREMAKQHAEHTASRKAMMGSGDRSARIRTYNFPQNRVTDHRLGGEGGGEKNFNLDQVVAGNMEPLIGALLELDKQQRLESL; encoded by the coding sequence ATGGCCACACCCGATCCGAAAAACGCCGCCTTGATCCGTAAGCTCGACGAGCTGCTCCACCGCTTCGGCGAGCTCGAAGCTGCGTTGAACGATCCCGACGTGCTGTCGAACTCGCAGAAGTTGATCGCGTTCAGCAAGGAGCGCGGGCAGCTGGAACCGGTGGTTCAGCGGTACCGCGAGTACCAGCAGGCCGCCGACGCCGCCGCGGAGCTGGCGGAGATGGCGGCCAACAAGGCCGACCCGGAGATGGCCGAGCTGGCCGCCGCCGAGCAGCCCGAGGCGCAGGCCAAGGCCGAGGCGATGATGGAAGCGCTGAAGGACGAGTTCCTCGCCGCCGAGGACAACGCCGTCAACAGCTTCTTCCTGGAACTGCGTGCCGGCACGGGTGGTGAGGAGGCGGCGCTGTTCGTGCGCGATCTGTACGAGATGTACCGCCGCTACAGTGAAACGCGCGGCTGGCGCTTCGACGTCAACGACTTCAGCGAGGCCGAGCGAGGGGGCTTTAAGGAAGTCATCATCAACATCAAGGGCAACGGCGCCTTCCGCCACATGCGCTTCGAAGGAGGTGGCCATCGCGTGCAGCGCGTGCCCGAGACGGAAACGCAAGGCCGCATCCACACCAGCGCCGCCACGGTCGCCGTGCTGCCGGAGCTGCAGGACGTGAAGATCGACATCAACCCCAAGGACGTCGAAGAGTTCGGCGTGCGCGGCGGTGGCCCGGGTGGGCAGAACGTCAACAAGGTGGAGACCGGCTGGCGCATTCTGCACAAGCCGTCGGGCCTGCAGTTCAAGATGACCGAGCACAAGAGCCAGGCCCAGAACAAGGAACGCGCCTGGGCCCTGCTTCGCGCCACCCTCTACGAACGCGAAATGGCCAAGCAACACGCCGAGCACACGGCCAGCCGCAAGGCCATGATGGGCTCCGGCGACCGCAGCGCCCGCATCCGCACCTACAACTTCCCCCAGAACCGCGTCACCGACCACAGGCTTGGCGGTGAAGGCGGCGGTGAGAAAAACTTCAACCTCGACCAAGTCGTCGCGGGGAACATGGAACCGCTAATTGGGGCGCTGCTGGAGTTGGATAAGCAGCAAAGGTTGGAGAGTTTGTAA
- a CDS encoding transglutaminase family protein — MLIKIGYDLTFEARAYLPMNLMLYVHPSRIHDLVRPDQVHVEPYTNLVTYHDSFGNTVARIVAPPGPVRIWGQNHIRDSGLPDPVPQYELQHNVQDLPPDTLQYLLPSRYIETDRFQDIAWNLFGHLPAGWGRVKAVVDWVHSHVTFGYQHARNTRTAMDCYHEQVGVCRDFQHLCCALHRCLNVPARYVTGYLGDIGMPYNPAPMDFSAWHQVYLGGQWWNVDGRHNVPRIGRILMAVGRDAADVALTTQFGPATLTSFGVTTEVVQEIPAQVGVMA; from the coding sequence ATGTTGATCAAGATCGGTTACGACCTGACCTTCGAGGCCCGCGCCTACCTGCCGATGAATTTGATGCTGTACGTGCATCCGTCGCGGATACACGACCTCGTGCGCCCCGATCAGGTGCACGTCGAACCCTACACCAATCTCGTTACGTATCATGATTCGTTCGGCAACACGGTCGCCCGCATTGTCGCGCCGCCGGGACCGGTGCGCATCTGGGGTCAGAATCACATCCGCGATTCCGGCCTGCCCGACCCTGTGCCGCAATACGAACTGCAGCACAACGTGCAGGATTTGCCGCCCGACACGCTGCAGTATTTGCTGCCCAGCCGGTACATCGAGACCGACCGTTTTCAGGACATCGCGTGGAACCTCTTCGGCCACCTGCCCGCCGGTTGGGGGCGCGTGAAGGCGGTGGTCGATTGGGTCCACAGCCACGTCACGTTCGGCTATCAGCACGCGCGCAACACCCGCACGGCGATGGATTGCTACCACGAGCAGGTCGGCGTTTGCCGGGACTTTCAACACCTGTGCTGCGCGCTGCATCGCTGCCTGAACGTGCCGGCGAGATACGTCACCGGTTACCTCGGCGACATCGGCATGCCCTACAACCCAGCGCCGATGGACTTTTCCGCCTGGCATCAAGTGTACCTTGGCGGGCAATGGTGGAACGTGGACGGCCGGCACAACGTGCCCCGCATCGGTCGGATCCTGATGGCCGTCGGTCGCGACGCCGCCGACGTCGCCCTCACCACCCAGTTCGGCCCGGCCACGCTTACGTCGTTCGGCGTGACGACCGAAGTGGTGCAGGAAATCCCCGCGCAGGTCGGCGTGATGGCGTGA
- a CDS encoding DUF2293 domain-containing protein: MPSQTRIVAPGPDPRSVRTVDGQILRPPTDWVCVPPGDPGLTRRVKASGPTWTVQEKKGRKTFSHGVWASAAAVETIRAALTTERSTPAYAKKQESAARRRDEHQAAYVETFRDSVLRYLAFHSQYADLSHRLADAVTAHATPVGSGTVARTERIPVEQRAEAAVIAWMRHQTTAYDHMTFARVKGQRREVRRMLAARSKVLLDAYRAGRPTDPATCPLQKAFARPLAG; this comes from the coding sequence ATGCCATCGCAAACGCGCATCGTCGCTCCCGGTCCCGACCCTCGCTCCGTCCGCACGGTCGATGGCCAGATCTTGCGTCCCCCGACCGACTGGGTCTGCGTCCCACCGGGCGACCCGGGCTTAACGCGCCGCGTGAAGGCGTCGGGACCGACGTGGACGGTGCAGGAGAAGAAGGGCCGTAAGACCTTCTCGCACGGCGTGTGGGCCAGCGCCGCCGCGGTCGAGACGATTCGGGCCGCGTTGACCACCGAGCGCAGCACACCCGCATACGCGAAAAAGCAGGAATCCGCCGCCCGCCGGCGCGATGAACATCAGGCCGCGTACGTCGAGACGTTCCGCGATTCCGTCCTGCGTTACCTGGCCTTCCACTCGCAGTACGCTGATCTGTCTCATCGTCTCGCCGACGCTGTCACCGCGCACGCGACGCCCGTGGGCAGCGGAACGGTGGCCCGCACCGAGCGCATCCCGGTCGAACAGCGTGCCGAGGCGGCCGTCATCGCGTGGATGCGTCACCAGACGACCGCGTACGACCACATGACCTTCGCCCGCGTGAAGGGCCAACGCCGCGAGGTTCGCCGGATGCTGGCGGCCCGCTCGAAGGTTTTGCTAGACGCCTACCGTGCGGGCCGCCCCACCGACCCCGCGACCTGCCCGCTGCAAAAGGCGTTCGCGCGCCCGTTGGCGGGCTGA